One genomic window of Choloepus didactylus isolate mChoDid1 chromosome 27, mChoDid1.pri, whole genome shotgun sequence includes the following:
- the LOC119521801 gene encoding phosphatidylinositol N-acetylglucosaminyltransferase subunit Y-like, producing the protein MFVSLPTLTVLIPLVSLAGLFYSASVEENFPQVCTSTTSLCFYSLLLPITVPVYVLFHLWSWMGIKLFRHN; encoded by the coding sequence ATGTTTGTGTCTCTTCCTACATTGACTGTCCTTATTCCACTGGTCTCTTTAGCAGGACTGTTCTATTCAGCCTCTGttgaagaaaacttcccacaGGTCTGCACTAGCACCACCAGCCTGTGCTTTTACAGCCTGCTCTTGCCAATTACCGTACCAGTTTATGTGTTGTTCCATCTTTGGTCTTGGATGGGTATTAAACTTTTCAGACATAATTAA
- the LOC119521800 gene encoding protein preY, mitochondrial-like, translating to MLSGPCLRLASALRGTLTPPSAVSRRWVHASGSRPSSDQNRRAEEPSCAFDAALLDFLVCPLSKKPLRYEASTHELINEELGIAYPIIDGIPDMIPQAARMTHQNKKQEEMEQH from the coding sequence ATGCTGAGCGGACCGTGCCTCAGGCTTGCCTCAGCGCTGCGGGGCACACTCACGCCGCCCTCCGCGGTCTCCCGTAGGTGGGTGCACGCGTCAGGGTCGCGGCCTTCGTCTGATCAGAACAGGAGAGCGGAGGAGCCGTCCTGCGCCTTCGACGCGGCGCTGCTGGATTTCCTGGTGTGCCCACTGTCCAAGAAGCCGCTCAGATATGAAGCATCAACACATGAATTGATTAATGAGGAGTTGGGAATAGCGTATCCAATCATTGATGGCATTCCTGATATGATACCACAGGCAGCTAGGATGACACATCAAAATAAGAAGCAAGAAGAAATGGAGCAGCACTAG